A region of Myxococcales bacterium DNA encodes the following proteins:
- a CDS encoding conjugal transfer protein TraR, with the protein MRKRDLDRFKKILQERRKAITDTALQIKEEGVAGFEQANLPDEIDLASTETEQAMNLRLHDRELILLRKIDKTLKKIEEGEFGICESCGEEISIKRLEARPVAEVCISCKEEMEKKERGYAE; encoded by the coding sequence ATGAGGAAAAGAGATCTCGACCGTTTCAAGAAGATTCTGCAGGAACGCAGGAAGGCAATTACTGATACGGCATTACAGATCAAAGAGGAAGGGGTGGCTGGTTTCGAACAGGCCAATCTCCCCGATGAAATAGATCTTGCCTCCACGGAGACCGAGCAGGCGATGAACCTTAGACTTCACGATAGGGAGCTCATCCTCTTAAGAAAAATCGACAAAACCCTCAAGAAGATCGAAGAGGGTGAATTTGGCATATGTGAATCCTGCGGCGAGGAAATTTCGATAAAGCGCCTCGAAGCTAGGCCGGTGGCCGAGGTTTGTATCTCATGCAAGGAAGAGATGGAAAAGAAGGAAAGGGGATACGCCGAATAG
- a CDS encoding ATP-dependent helicase: MSEKKLTKSQDYAATSIDGSLAIVAGAGSGKTTVLIERFLNILEGDWNKIDRVLAITFTEKAAGELKSRLRKRAPGKYHYKIENSWIGTFDSCCARILRQHAPLIAIDPAFFIIDENAANLMAGQAVKNTLLSLLQKNDPDASFMVDSVDFGTAIGALEDLSSFRWHAAKSLTDEKIADAQEREILLALRSVFKKVTASLERQLERIGALDFQGLEIKVLELLDSSPEALDHYRKKFDHILVDEFQDTNDAQTELILKLFDEKTNKLCIVGDPRQSIYRFRGANIDCFTRILEMIRGKGGKCAHLLENFRSRPKIIDFVNICQKTLSEGLFGSLQRDDISAVGEEMTAFRDENTALPSLVTLNMELPAESSSEQRRQAEGRAIASYVTELCDSGKAGYGEIVCLFQALTSIAPYEKAFRIAGVPYLIFGGRGLLGRQEITDLLFVLSYASNREDTTALLGLLRSPLIGLSDDDLVLLSGDEGKSLVTNTRLDERCSLITEIEEMAEHMRPSEILTRVISMTGYEQICQSLDPSGGMTANIDRFISLAASVEKQGPTPLRDFTSFIKELKDRSARIGDPPAAGSTADAVRFMSVHAAKGLEFPIVILPELFRLKKNSGGKWQFTRERGVAFKLKQKETPLSEREETARLIEIKEHEAKNQELESMRLLYVAMTRAMEQLVIPVHRNMKRRALWNEWMIPAIDEAITSGIATPWSPSEKERANAQLQIKLDKNYSPIPQSLLPGIKKNTEDIYTASQIECYDRCPQEYNLRHVIGMPSDSFIAEKRDEIPANVVGSIVHSVLEKIPSNTDSNLESLVRRACLANGVGASEKALTAVHKVIDPFLKTDFAKNLGRGKRELPFEWEIDGNLIIGSIDWLLDDNKNLRIIDFKTDRLNKNEINERAKMYELQMIIYALASESATGKKIESTSLIFLDPGEVHITPVTDERRNLGTGQILDIISKIENGRFGKNTDAPCARCPYKHNRICWMAT, encoded by the coding sequence ATGTCGGAAAAGAAACTGACTAAATCACAAGATTATGCGGCTACTTCAATAGATGGATCCCTCGCCATAGTCGCCGGCGCAGGCTCCGGAAAAACGACCGTTCTGATCGAGCGTTTTCTAAATATCCTTGAAGGCGACTGGAACAAAATCGATCGCGTTTTGGCAATAACATTCACCGAAAAAGCCGCGGGAGAGCTAAAATCCAGACTTCGGAAAAGGGCGCCGGGCAAGTATCACTACAAAATAGAAAACTCATGGATAGGCACGTTCGATTCCTGCTGCGCCAGAATACTTCGTCAGCACGCTCCGCTGATAGCCATCGATCCGGCTTTCTTTATCATCGATGAAAACGCCGCAAATCTGATGGCAGGACAGGCGGTAAAAAACACCCTCCTCTCCCTTCTTCAAAAGAATGATCCCGATGCCTCATTCATGGTTGACTCGGTGGACTTCGGAACGGCGATAGGAGCGCTCGAGGACCTCTCCTCCTTTCGCTGGCACGCAGCAAAATCTCTTACCGACGAAAAAATAGCGGACGCGCAGGAGCGTGAAATTTTGCTGGCGCTTCGCAGCGTCTTTAAAAAAGTTACCGCATCATTAGAAAGGCAGCTCGAGCGCATAGGAGCTCTTGACTTTCAGGGTTTGGAAATAAAAGTCTTGGAACTTCTCGATTCAAGTCCAGAAGCGCTCGACCACTACAGAAAGAAATTTGATCATATACTCGTCGACGAATTTCAGGACACCAATGACGCACAGACCGAATTGATCCTCAAACTCTTCGACGAAAAAACCAACAAGCTCTGCATCGTCGGAGATCCGCGTCAGTCTATCTACAGGTTCAGGGGCGCAAATATAGATTGTTTCACCCGAATTCTGGAGATGATACGGGGCAAAGGCGGCAAATGCGCGCATCTGCTTGAAAATTTCAGATCCCGCCCGAAGATAATAGACTTCGTTAACATCTGCCAAAAAACTCTCTCCGAGGGTCTCTTCGGCAGCCTCCAGAGGGATGATATATCGGCCGTCGGCGAAGAGATGACCGCCTTCAGGGATGAAAATACGGCTCTCCCTTCTTTAGTCACCTTGAACATGGAGCTGCCCGCAGAAAGTTCATCGGAACAAAGACGACAAGCGGAAGGAAGAGCTATAGCATCCTACGTCACCGAACTGTGCGACTCGGGGAAGGCCGGATACGGCGAAATAGTCTGCCTTTTTCAAGCCCTGACATCCATAGCGCCATACGAGAAGGCTTTTCGCATAGCGGGCGTTCCATATCTGATCTTCGGCGGCAGAGGACTACTGGGACGGCAGGAGATAACCGACCTTTTATTCGTTCTTTCATATGCCTCAAACAGGGAGGATACCACCGCCCTTCTCGGCCTTCTTAGATCACCGCTCATTGGACTATCAGACGACGACCTCGTGCTCCTTTCCGGCGATGAGGGAAAATCTTTGGTCACAAATACAAGGCTCGACGAAAGATGTTCTCTTATAACCGAGATAGAGGAAATGGCGGAGCACATGCGCCCATCCGAAATTCTTACGCGCGTGATATCCATGACCGGTTACGAACAGATCTGTCAGTCACTCGACCCATCCGGAGGGATGACAGCGAATATCGATAGATTTATTTCTCTTGCGGCATCGGTTGAAAAACAGGGTCCCACACCGCTTCGCGATTTTACATCATTCATAAAGGAATTAAAGGATCGAAGCGCCCGCATCGGTGATCCGCCTGCGGCCGGAAGCACCGCCGATGCCGTAAGATTTATGAGCGTACACGCAGCAAAGGGACTTGAATTTCCAATCGTAATACTTCCTGAGTTGTTCAGGCTGAAAAAAAACAGCGGCGGCAAATGGCAGTTCACGCGCGAACGCGGCGTCGCTTTTAAACTCAAACAAAAAGAGACTCCCCTTTCCGAGCGCGAGGAGACCGCCCGTCTCATAGAAATCAAAGAACACGAAGCAAAAAACCAGGAACTCGAATCGATGAGGCTGCTCTATGTCGCAATGACTAGAGCCATGGAGCAGCTCGTCATACCCGTTCATCGAAACATGAAGAGAAGAGCTCTTTGGAACGAATGGATGATCCCAGCCATCGACGAAGCCATCACCTCTGGAATCGCAACGCCTTGGTCGCCATCCGAAAAAGAACGTGCCAATGCACAGCTTCAAATCAAACTGGATAAAAATTATTCTCCGATACCGCAATCCCTGCTTCCTGGTATCAAAAAGAATACGGAGGATATATATACTGCATCACAGATAGAATGCTACGACAGATGCCCTCAGGAATACAACCTCCGCCACGTCATAGGAATGCCGTCAGACTCGTTCATAGCGGAAAAACGCGATGAGATTCCAGCGAACGTCGTCGGATCTATCGTCCATAGCGTCTTGGAAAAAATACCTTCGAACACGGATAGCAACCTGGAATCTTTGGTGCGGAGGGCATGCTTGGCCAATGGAGTGGGGGCGAGCGAAAAAGCGCTCACTGCCGTTCACAAAGTGATCGATCCATTTCTAAAAACTGATTTCGCAAAAAACCTCGGCCGAGGAAAAAGGGAGCTCCCATTTGAGTGGGAGATCGACGGGAACTTAATAATAGGATCGATCGACTGGCTGCTCGACGACAATAAAAACCTCAGAATTATAGATTTTAAAACCGATCGACTGAATAAGAACGAAATAAACGAGCGCGCTAAGATGTATGAATTACAGATGATAATTTATGCTCTGGCCTCCGAGTCGGCCACAGGAAAAAAGATCGAATCTACTTCACTAATATTTCTCGACCCGGGAGAAGTTCACATCACTCCGGTCACCGATGAAAGAAGAAATCTCGGAACCGGTCAGATCCTCGATATAATATCTAAAATCGAAAATGGCAGATTCGGAAAAAATACAGACGCTCCATGCGCGAGGTGCCCCTACAAACACAACAGGATCTGCTGGATGGCTACTTGA